One genomic window of Branchiostoma floridae strain S238N-H82 chromosome 4, Bfl_VNyyK, whole genome shotgun sequence includes the following:
- the LOC118414097 gene encoding uncharacterized protein LOC118414097, translated as MSTSSGFIDISPCPFLADDVRDSSHCHLKHAQTVSTNNPSGSDVAQEHSTCQSHNNNISTVLKIIDDIVDESIVDVQNAMKEEQGDLGHHHGNYVPNEPSVSESSHPGGVPVSTVRTNRPSSMPCVVRTLEYRPTPIAELKRRQAAEVNVMAQEHPSSEYDPTCPSTTIGYCPTPITDLHMSDTQPEQAANKYQEAFEYRGTDMEYDPIMNYRCSTFAKQQKKKLPEISEKDSEDVGSAKPVRKEFKTGQDHHASDSCQGNSDPMEAPVVDDLSNNDKIMLQISESDFNNNDQMNVTGSETDLNNNDGTNLRGSEPEMASLTSFGHSMTENKMVASISDRDKDTKQLIQSKSSSKEPEVSGQLNKLVVDFNISSVLERGDIKKRKTSKYLKDGNICEDQSQTPKVKRLKKKRVLNLLHDNLLKSSSKLNTTDKISSKLRRRVKVFDEEACPEHLPQDEKTCEYPPQDEKTCPEYTPQDEKTCPENEKTCREHPPQDKKTCPEYTPQDEKTCPEYPPQDESTCPEHSPQDENTCPENEKTCREYPLQDEKTCPEYLPHEREGDNSVDFVSEEDLYTGLSVWEEKKKSKKARDEDMPDGVYVSSTSGEYNTVYGKLVKKERKQMEHLKHSVSLTKGPFIKLTDSYNPKLAEKMEWIKTKDTHKQRQEFSVKGKGRSRYSCCSYSGSKKGAGYEEGREMVAGETPRSRMRLTQKSSRPYDLSFQDSNSDSFYRYEEEINPLTLYISSSST; from the exons ATGTCTACCTCGTCAGGGTTTATCGACATCAGTCCGTGCCCTTTTCTGGCCGACGACGTACGTGACAGCTCACACTGCCACCTCAAGCACG CTCAAACAGTATCAACCAACAACCCCTCAGGAAGTGATGTTGCACAGGAACACTCTACATGCCAGtctcacaacaacaacatctcaACAGTCCTCAAAATCATTGATGACATTGTCGACGAGTCTATCGTAGATGTCCAGAATGCAATGAAAGAAGAGCAGGGGGATCTtggtcatcaccatggcaactatGTGCCTAATGAACCATCTGTGAGTGAGTCCTCACACCCAGGAGGAGTACCTGTTTCCACTGTCCGCACAAACCGACCCAGCAGCATGCCTTGTGTGGTAAGAACACTGGAGTACCGGCCAACTCCCATAGCAGAGCTGAAGAGGCGCCAAGCTGCTGAGGTCAATGTTATGGCTCAGGAACATCCCAGCTCTGAATATGACCCCACATGTCCATCCACAACCATAGGGTACTGCCCAACTCCCATCACTGATTTGCACATGAGTGACACACAGCCAGAACAAGCAGCGAACAAGTATCAAGAGGCTTTTGAATATCGTGGAACAGACATGGAGTATGATCCTATAATGAATTACCGATGTTCGACTTTCGCAaaacaacagaagaagaaattgcCGGAAATCTCTGAGAAAGACTCTGAAGATGTTGGGTCAGCAAAGCCAGTCAGGAAAGAATTCAAAACTGGACAAGATCACCATGCTTCAGACAGTtgtcagggcaattctgatcCCATGGAAGCCCCTGTGGTAGACGATCTAAGCAATAATGACAAAATAATGCTCCAAATTTCCGAATCAGATTTTAACAATAATGACCAAATGAATGTCACAGGGTCAGAGACAGACTTGAACAATAATGATGGGACAAACCTCAGAGGTTCCGAGCCAGAAATGGCATCACTGACCAGCTTTGGTCATTCaatgacagaaaacaaaatggtggCATCGATCTCAGACAGGGACAAGGATACAAAACAACTGATCCAGTCAAAAAGCTCAAGTAAGGAACCTGAAGTATCAGGACAACTCAACAAACTGGTTGTTGACTTTAACATTTCCTCTGTATTGGAGAGAGGtgacataaaaaaaagaaaaacctcGAAATATCTGAAAGATGGAAACATTTGTGAAGACCAGTCTCAGACCCCTAAGGTGAAAAGATTGAAGAAGAAAAGAGTACTGAATCTATTACATGATAATCTATTAAAGTCAAGTTCAAAATTAAACACCACAGACAAAATCTCTTCGAAACTAAGGAGACGTGTGAAGGTGTTTGATGAGGAGGCTTGTCCCGAACATTTGCCTCAGGATGAGAAGACTTGTGAATATCCACCTCAGGATGAGAAAACTTGTCCTGAATATACACCTCAGGATGAGAAGACTTGTCCTGAGAATGAAAAGACTTGTCGTGAACATCCACCTCAGGATAAGAAGACTTGTCCTGAATATACTCCTCAGGATGAGAAGACTTGTCCTGAATATCCACCTCAGGATGAGAGTACTTGTCCTGAACATTCGCCTCAGGATGAGAATACTTGTCCTGAGAATGAAAAGACTTGTCGTGAATATCCACTTCAGGATGAGAAAACTTGTCCTGAATACTTGCCTCATGAGAGAGAAGGTGACAACTCCGTTGACTTTGTGTCTgaggaagacctctatactggTCTGTCAGTTTgggaagagaaaaagaaatcaaagaaaGCAAGAGATGAGGATATGCCAGATGGAGTGTATGTCAGCAGTACATCAGgtgaatacaacacagtgtatggCAAGTTAGTGAAAAAGGAAAGGAAGCAAATGGAACACTTAAAACATTCAGTATCCCTAACAAAGGGTCCATTCATCAAGCTGACAGACAGCTATAATCCTAAACTGGCTGAAAAAATGGAATGGATAAAAACAaaggacacacacaaacaaagacAAGAGTTCTCAGTAAAAGGGAAAGGAAGGTCACGTTACAGCTGCTGTTCATACTCTGGGTCCAAGAAAGGAGCGGGCTATGAGGAAGGCAGAGAAATGGTGGCAGGGGAAACTCCAAGGTCACGGATGAGATTAACTCAAAAATCTAGCCGGCCATATGACCTGAGTTTTCAGGACTCTAACAGTGATTCATTCTACAGGTACGAGGAAGAAATTAACCCATTGACTTTATACATCAGCAGCAGCTCAACGTAA
- the LOC118414151 gene encoding probable ATP-dependent RNA helicase DHX34, with product MSDQRHHRHRPEEMHHEKKKSKESKSSRASDQRSSKHHRHEHRHSGLDQSGGYDEMTSRRIQEASCSRDVHQRDRKKESSDEGHGNKHGRSDRRREEEAEKYRHKHRKMERVGDRDKETYRGKDVHVRDMAREDVRPRDKHGRMEGMREQEEEEEEWDRQEMWEFNWEEYRSTLNKIFFRDEDFIVRGTPEYDDFWKFFHRYCKFQMKKSGDQRPARPHHSSPQQKTLGLPDKYDKRYRINFSIKTKDVEEKLKYLRTGSRTNDDEDLTPSRVAEFRLAWLHYIDFCQKQKLQKLAKLRHDQASLPIHQYRDQIVQAVRQHRVVVVAGDTGCGKSTQVPQYLMSAGFTCIACTQPRRIACISLAKRVGYETLNEYGSEVAYQVRFEGSKTDATRILFLTEGLLLRQVTTDPTLSQYSIIVLDEVHERHLNGDFLLGVLRALLRAQEDLKMVLMSATINIKLFAGYFNGAPVIQVPGRLYPIQLEYLPIKQEEQTSKSERLDPRPYLRVMQRIDHKYPGTERGDLLIFLSGMSEITAVVEAGRLYAQQTKRWIVLPLHSTLSIEEQDKVFDIAPEGVRKCIVSTNIAETSITIDGVRFICDSGKVKEMSYDPGAKMQRLQEFWISRASAEQRKGRAGRTGPGVCFRMYDESEYDNFQEYATPEIQRVPLDSTLLQMISMGLRNPRKFPFIEPPAMSSIENSVAFLKEQGALTEEETLTPIGRMLARLPVDVVIGKMLIMGTVFHVIDPVLSIAAALSVQSPFHQSARTNPDAMHARKPLESDHGDPFTLLNAFDEWIQVKAGGRNSSRKWCRRRGLEEQRFYEMVKLKEQFKDLLKDHGLLEGEQDYYYREEERRRRHGERRRLQELKRRHDKGPRKRKVLKLEHEDIELSGGDDDDDDEVDIKDIEFKLKHDLNQLQETSNQTRSFTLRDVLLLKVVLCSGLYPLVAIADDCNTYRRDSEQVFHTKSKQFVVLHPTGVFCSNPEPLQLPHTEGKQGVAQLKGQVSSKHQLLAYTSLLETNKPYLVNTMRIPAVQTLMLYAHCLDTNQDCTRIVSDYWLELTFPESEAAQLLLSSVIQLRVTWAKLLGLRLQESSRRKKDDDDEDDTSRKARKLEKVLARKLTEFLSSDVEYSIRRLGNSEIKNLFVGPLEVGSTANKPVPTLFSGECRPHPTKGGVQINDYLTYNCLQDDGMSVHSFMAHLRNSWTCPTCQVDMAVTLLERLQHQDQCQNKQDVSVDESRQLSGPSSLERLRKPWFCTTCQQEFSFTNTEILKHRRTHAQPAATGEGPTT from the exons ATGAGTGACCAAAGACACCACAGACATAGGCCGGAGGAAATGCAccatgaaaagaaaaagagtaAGGAGAGTAAAAGTTCAAGAGCTAGCGATCAGAGGAGCAGTAAACATCACAGACATGAACATAGGCACTCTGGTTTGGACCAGTCTGGAGGGTACGATGAAATGACAAGTAGGAGGATACAGGAGGCCTCATGTTCTCGTGACGTACATCAAAGAGACAGAAAGAAGGAAAGTTCAGATGAAGGGCACGGAAACAAGCATGGTAGGAGTGATAGAAGGAGGGAGGAAGAAGCAGAGAAATACAGGCACAAGCACAGGAAAATGGAGAGAGTAGGAGATAGAGACAAAGAAACTTACAGAGGCAAGGATGTGCATGTTAGGGACATGGCGAGAGAGGATGTGAGACCCAGGGACAAGCATGGTAGGATGGAGGGAATGAGagagcaggaggaggaggaggaggagtggGACCGTCAGGAGATGTGGGAGTTTAACTGGGAGGAGTACAGGTCAACTCTCAACAAGATCTTCTTTCGTGATGAAGATTTTATTGTCAG GGGAACCCCAGAGTATGATGATTTCTGGAAGTTCTTCCACCGCTACTGTAAGTTCCAGATGAAGAAGTCAGGAGACCAGAGACCAGCCAGGCCACACCACAGCTCTCCGCAGCAGAAAACACTGGGGCTGCCCGATAAGTACGACAAGAGGTACAGAATCAACTTCTCCATCAAGACTAAAGATGTGGAGGAAAAACTGAAGTACTTAAGGACAGGCTCAAGGACAAATG ATGATGAGGACCTGACCCCCAGCAGAGTGGCAGAGTTCCGTCTGGCCTGGCTGCACTACATCGACTTCTGTCAGAAACAGAAG CTCCAGAAGCTTGCTAAGCTGCGGCATGACCAGGCCAGCCTGCCCATCCACCAGTACAGGGACCAGATAGTGCAGGCGGTGAGGCAGCACcgggtggtggtggtggcagGGGACACCGGCTGTGGGAAGTCGACTCAG GTTCCCCAGTATCTCATGTCGGCTGGCTTCACCTGTATCGCGTGCACGCAGCCGCGCCGCATCGCCTGTATCTCCCTCGCAAAACGTGTCGGCTACGAGACCCTGAATGAGTATGGGTCAGAGGTCGCCTACCAGGTCAGGTTTGAGGGAAGTAAGACAGACGCGACCAGGATCCTGTTTCTCACAGAAG gccTGCTGCTGAGACAGGTGACTACTGACCCCACCCTGTCCCAGTACAGCATCATTGTCCTGGATGAG GTCCATGAGAGGCACCTGAACGGTGACTTCCTGCTGGGCGTGCTCCGAGCGCTGCTGCGGGCGCAGGAGGACCTGAAGATGGTCCTCATGTCCGCCACCATCAACATTAAACTGTTCGCTGGGTACTTCAACGGAGCACCAGTCATACAG GTCCCAGGCAGACTGTACCCCATCCAGCTGGAGTATCTACCCATCAAACAGGAG GAGCAGACCAGTAAGTCAGAGAGGCTTGACCCTCGACCTTACCTGAGGGTGATGCAGAGGATTGATCACAAG TACCCCGGGACAGAGCGAGGAGACCTGCTGATTTTCCTGAGCGGGATGTCGGAGATCACGGCGGTGGTGGAGGCTGGCCGGCTGTACGCACAGCAGACCAAGCGCTGGATCGTGCTGCCCCTGCACAGCACACTGTCCATAGAGGAACAGGACAAG GTGTTTGACATCGCCCCTGAGGGTGTACGGAAGTGCATCGTGTCCACAAACATAGCTGAAACCTCCATCACAATCGACGGTGTCAGGTTTATATGTGACTCGGGAAAG GTGAAGGAGATGAGCTATGACCCAGGCGCTAAGATGCAGCGTCTTCAGGAGTTCTGGATCAGCCGAGCGAGTGCCGAGCAGAGAAAGGGCAGGGCAG GACGGACTGGCCCAGGTGTCTGTTTCCGTATGTACGACGAGTCAGAGTATGACAACTTCCAGGAGTACGCCACCCCTGAGATCCAGCGTGTGCCCCTGGACTCCACCCTGCTGCAGATGATATCTATGGGACTTCGCAACCCCAGGAA GTTCCCTTTCATCGAGCCTCCAGCCATGTCCAGTATTGAGAACTCTGTGGCTTTTCTGAAGGAGCAG GGGGCACTGACAGAGGAAGAGACGTTGACTCCCATTGGTCGGATGTTGGCACGGCTACCGGTAGATGTGGTGATTGGCAAGATGCTCATTATGGGAACTGTGTTCCAT GTTATCGACCCTGTGTTGTCCATAGCAGCAGCTTTAAGTGTGCAGTCTCCCTTCCACCAATCAGCACGCACCAATCCAGATGCTATG CATGCTCGAAAACCCCTGGAGTCGGACCACGGAGACCCCTTTACTCTGCTGAATGCCTTTGACGAGTGGATTCAG GTGAAGGCAGGAGGGCGGAACTCCTCCAGGAAATGGTGCAGGAGGAGAGGGCTGGAGGAGCAGAGGTTCTACGAGATGGTCAAACTGAAGGAGCAGTTCAAGGACCTGCTGAAG GACCATGGGCTGCTGGAGGGTGAGCAGGATTATTACTACCGTGAGgaggagaggaggaggaggcatGGGGAGAGGAGGAGACTACAGGAGCTGAAGAGGAGACACGACAAGGGGCCCAGGAAGAGGAAGGTCCTCAAGTTGGAACATGAG GACATAGAACTGAGTGgtggagatgatgatgatgatgatgaggttGACATTAAGGACATCGAGTTCAAGCTGAAACACGACCTGAACCAGCTCCAGGAAACGTCCAATCAGACGCGCAGCTTCACACTCCGTGACGTCCTTCTCCTCAAGGTTGTGCTCTGCAG TGGCCTGTACCCCTTGGTTGCCATAGCAGACGACTGTAACACTTACAGGAGAGACTCTGAGCAAGTCTTCCATACCAAA TCCAAACAGTTTGTAGTGCTGCACCCCACGGGTGTGTTCTGTAGTAACCCTGAGCCCCTCCAACTGCCACACACGGAGGGGAAACAGGGCGTGGCACAGCTCAAGGGACAAGTCAGCAGTAAGCACCAGCTGCTGGCTTACAC TTCTCTACTggagaccaacaagccatactTGGTGAACACCATGCGGATCCCTGCTGTACAGACCCTGATGCTGTATGCACACTGTCTGGACACCAACCAGGACTGTACCAG GATAGTGTCTGACTACTGGCTGGAGCTGACCTTCCCTGAATCTGAGGCTGCACAACTCCTGCTGTCCTCAGTCATCCAGCTGCGGGTCACATGGGCCAAACTGCTGGGGCTCAGGCTACAGG AGTCGAGTAGAAGAAagaaggatgatgatgatgaagatgacacCAGTCGGAAGGCAAGGAAGCTGGAGAAGGTGTTGGCTCGCAAGCTGACAGAGTTCCTGAGCAGTGATGTGGAGTACTCCATCAGGAGGCTCGGCAACTCTGAGATCAAGAACCTCTTTGTAGGACCGCTGGAAG TAGGTTCCACAGCAAACAAACCTGTGCCAACCCTGTTTTCCGGTGAGTGCAGACCCCACCCGACCAAAGGTGGTGTGCAGATCAACGACTACCTAACCTACAACTG CCTGCAGGATGATGGGATGTCTGTCCACAGCTTCATGGCGCACCTGCGGAACAGCTGGACCTGTCCCACCTGCCAGGTGGACATGGCAGTCACCCTGCTGGAGAGGCTGCAGCACCAGGACCAGTGTCAGAACAAACAAG ATGTGTCTGTTGATGAGTCGAGGCAGCTGAGCGGCCCGTCCAGCCTGGAGAGACTGAGGAAGCCATGGTTCTGCACCACCTGCCAGCAGGAGTTCTCCTTCACTAACACTGAGATCCTCAAACACAGGAGAACTCATGCTCAACCTGCTGCCACAGGGGAAGGACCTACAACATGA